A genome region from endosymbiont of Acanthamoeba sp. UWC8 includes the following:
- a CDS encoding lysine--tRNA ligase: MSDIITKALESNAWPFKEAEAILKKINNQLPKKGYVLFETGYGPSGLPHIGTFGEVVRTTMVRKAFELISDIPTRLFCISDDMDGMRKIPDTIPNKEEYKKYLDLPLTKIPDPFNTCESFGHHMNARLRAFLDAFNFEYEFFSSTECYKSGVFNESLLKVLKHYDEIMDIMLPTLGEERRATYSPFLPICPKSGKVLQVSIIDKDVENGLIRYKDESGEIVTVKITNGNCKLQWKPDFGMRWAAFDVDFEMYGKDHLVNGPIYTRICKAIGGKAPHQMYYELFLDENGQKISKSKGNGITLDEWLRYAPPESLSLFMYQSPQKAKKLYFDVIPKNVDDYLNYLNSYHTEQDEKKRLANPVYHIHKGNPPKSETTITYSLLLNLVSASHLEDPKVIWKYIKRYDASIEEKENSFVDKMIKCAINYYHDFIRPNKKFRAPTEIERSALIKFKEYLSGLDSPSIDELQTLTFTVGKEFNLELKLWFQALYEVLLGSAQGPRFGSFIALYGIKETIELIDSKIKSNY, translated from the coding sequence ATGTCTGATATTATTACCAAAGCTTTAGAAAGTAATGCTTGGCCTTTTAAAGAAGCTGAAGCAATTTTAAAAAAAATAAACAATCAACTCCCGAAGAAAGGATATGTTCTATTTGAAACTGGCTATGGACCTTCCGGCCTTCCTCATATCGGAACATTCGGTGAAGTAGTTAGAACTACTATGGTAAGGAAAGCCTTTGAGCTTATTTCCGATATACCGACCAGGCTATTTTGCATTTCGGATGATATGGACGGGATGAGGAAAATTCCCGATACAATACCGAATAAAGAAGAATATAAAAAATACTTGGATTTACCTTTAACTAAAATTCCCGATCCTTTTAATACATGTGAAAGCTTCGGACATCACATGAACGCAAGGTTAAGGGCATTTCTTGATGCTTTTAATTTTGAATATGAGTTTTTTAGCTCAACCGAATGTTATAAAAGCGGCGTGTTTAATGAAAGCTTACTAAAGGTTTTAAAGCACTATGATGAAATAATGGATATAATGTTACCTACATTGGGTGAAGAACGTCGGGCAACTTATAGCCCATTTTTACCCATCTGCCCTAAGAGTGGAAAAGTTCTCCAGGTTTCAATAATTGATAAAGATGTAGAAAACGGATTAATCAGATATAAGGATGAGAGTGGAGAAATAGTCACGGTCAAAATAACCAATGGTAATTGTAAATTACAATGGAAGCCTGATTTTGGAATGAGATGGGCTGCTTTTGATGTAGATTTTGAGATGTACGGTAAGGATCACTTAGTCAATGGCCCTATTTATACCAGGATCTGTAAGGCAATCGGCGGTAAGGCACCGCATCAGATGTATTATGAATTATTTTTAGATGAAAACGGTCAAAAAATATCCAAATCCAAAGGCAATGGAATTACTCTTGATGAATGGCTAAGGTATGCACCGCCGGAAAGTTTGTCTTTATTTATGTACCAATCTCCGCAAAAAGCTAAAAAATTGTATTTTGATGTAATACCTAAAAATGTTGACGACTATTTAAATTACTTAAACAGTTATCATACTGAACAAGATGAAAAGAAAAGATTGGCTAACCCCGTATATCATATCCATAAGGGTAACCCGCCTAAATCGGAGACTACAATTACATACTCTTTATTACTGAATTTAGTAAGTGCAAGCCATCTTGAAGATCCGAAAGTAATTTGGAAATATATAAAAAGATATGATGCAAGCATAGAAGAAAAAGAAAATAGCTTCGTTGATAAAATGATAAAGTGCGCAATTAACTACTACCATGACTTTATAAGACCCAATAAAAAATTTAGAGCACCTACCGAGATTGAGAGGTCAGCTCTCATTAAATTTAAAGAATATTTATCCGGATTAGATTCTCCTTCAATCGATGAGCTTCAAACTCTAACTTTTACGGTAGGTAAAGAATTTAATTTAGAGTTAAAACTATGGTTTCAAGCGTTATATGAAGTTCTACTCGGTTCTGCGCAAGGTCCGAGGTTCGGTTCATTTATTGCTTTATACGGCATAAAGGAAACTATAGAATTAATTGATAGCAAGATTAAAAGTAATTATTAA
- the htpG gene encoding molecular chaperone HtpG, which yields MSQEIRKFDAEVGKVLQLMIHSLYTNKDIFLRELISNASDACDKLRYESINNPAFATEDELKIEIIIEKQSGELVIRDNGIGMDKNDLIQNLGTIASSGTQKFLSNLQDKNSKEGLQLIGQFGVGFYSAFMVAKKVKVYSTKAGEDQTYVWESEGSGEYSISPSVEPKSRGTEIRLTIQDSDIEYLEKYKLQYIIKTYSDHISFPIYLVDENANSELVNSASALWTRSKGEISEEQYKEFYHHVAHAPDTPWVTLHNKAEGAVEYTNLLYIPSQKPFDLFHPDRKGRVKLYVKRVFITEDEPNLIPSYLRFLRGVIDSEDLPLNISRETFQHNQIITKIRKSIVKRVLSTLKTKAEQEKEEYKKFWLNFGEVMKEGLCEGALEEKEQLLEACRFYTTRSGENLISLDEYINNMLDGQEHIYFLTGISLEDLRKNPQLEGFAKRDIEVILLPDYVDDFWVNVINQYKNKELRSINTAGIDLDSIKKIEASQEEKTPDAEDSSAQANDEELVTYIKSVLTDRVKEVKISKKLVDSPSCLAIPEGAMNIRMEKYLIDQKQLSKKTAKILEINPNHPILINIKKLLGSEGNKAADLVEIIFNQACLIAGEAMDDPYAFTKKINELIAKAVSA from the coding sequence ATGTCTCAAGAAATTAGAAAATTTGATGCCGAGGTCGGCAAAGTTTTACAACTTATGATTCACTCTCTTTATACCAATAAAGATATATTTTTAAGAGAATTGATTTCCAATGCTTCAGATGCATGCGATAAACTTAGGTACGAGTCAATAAATAATCCTGCCTTTGCTACTGAAGATGAGCTAAAAATTGAAATAATTATTGAGAAGCAAAGTGGTGAACTTGTAATTCGAGATAATGGTATCGGAATGGATAAGAATGATCTTATTCAAAACCTGGGAACTATTGCAAGCTCCGGCACACAAAAATTCCTTTCTAATCTACAGGATAAAAACTCTAAAGAAGGTTTACAGCTTATCGGGCAATTCGGGGTTGGGTTTTATTCCGCTTTTATGGTTGCAAAAAAAGTTAAAGTTTATTCTACTAAAGCGGGAGAGGATCAAACTTATGTTTGGGAATCGGAAGGAAGTGGGGAATATTCCATCTCACCTTCTGTAGAACCTAAATCCAGAGGCACTGAAATCAGGCTTACTATTCAAGATTCCGACATTGAATATTTAGAAAAATATAAACTACAATATATTATAAAAACTTATTCGGATCACATTTCTTTCCCTATATATCTGGTCGATGAGAATGCTAATTCGGAACTCGTCAACTCAGCTTCCGCACTTTGGACTAGAAGCAAGGGAGAAATCAGTGAGGAGCAGTATAAAGAGTTCTACCATCATGTAGCACATGCTCCTGATACTCCTTGGGTAACTTTACATAATAAAGCGGAAGGTGCGGTTGAGTATACCAACCTACTTTATATTCCGAGCCAAAAACCTTTTGATTTATTCCACCCTGACCGTAAGGGAAGAGTAAAATTGTATGTAAAGAGAGTATTTATCACTGAAGATGAACCAAATCTTATTCCTTCATATTTAAGGTTCTTGAGGGGAGTGATTGACTCGGAAGACTTACCGTTAAACATTAGCCGAGAAACTTTTCAACATAATCAAATTATAACAAAGATAAGAAAATCTATTGTAAAACGTGTATTATCTACGCTTAAGACTAAAGCTGAGCAAGAGAAGGAAGAATATAAGAAGTTTTGGCTTAACTTTGGCGAAGTTATGAAAGAAGGCTTATGTGAAGGGGCTCTCGAGGAAAAAGAACAGTTACTTGAAGCATGCCGCTTTTATACTACTAGATCAGGTGAAAACTTAATTAGCCTTGATGAATATATAAACAATATGCTTGACGGACAGGAACACATTTATTTCTTAACCGGAATTAGCCTGGAAGATTTGAGAAAAAATCCTCAACTGGAAGGCTTTGCCAAGCGTGATATTGAAGTAATTTTATTACCTGATTACGTTGATGACTTCTGGGTAAATGTAATTAATCAATATAAAAACAAAGAATTACGCTCAATTAATACGGCAGGAATTGATTTAGACAGCATTAAGAAGATCGAAGCATCTCAAGAAGAAAAAACACCTGATGCTGAGGATAGCTCCGCCCAAGCTAACGATGAAGAACTGGTTACTTATATTAAAAGCGTTCTAACCGATAGGGTTAAAGAGGTAAAAATTTCTAAAAAATTGGTTGATAGCCCGTCATGCCTAGCTATCCCGGAAGGAGCAATGAATATAAGGATGGAAAAATATCTAATTGATCAAAAACAACTTTCTAAAAAAACTGCTAAGATTTTAGAAATTAACCCGAACCACCCGATTTTAATTAATATTAAAAAGCTACTTGGCAGTGAAGGAAATAAAGCAGCTGATTTAGTAGAAATTATATTTAACCAAGCATGCTTAATCGCCGGTGAAGCTATGGATGACCCATACGCTTTCACTAAAAAAATAAATGAGCTTATTGCTAAAGCGGTATCCGCTTAA
- a CDS encoding histidine phosphatase family protein yields MRLTFLRHAHSSPAGDDKNRILTSKGIEQALTYKKISNDVKYDLVIHSSAVRTRETAEIILYRVSTKVPYIEIPTLYLPEDDKDISEVSKSIMLRPYATPNEILSKDKNNSWERYTNKAYTDISSAIKQYNPSSELSHVLIIGHGTILNLIGYKFSSQFEEIKTRYIGYLEGFSLNFNKKTI; encoded by the coding sequence ATGAGATTAACCTTTTTAAGACACGCACATTCAAGCCCCGCCGGTGACGACAAAAACAGGATTTTGACCTCAAAAGGCATTGAACAAGCATTAACATATAAAAAGATATCGAATGATGTTAAGTATGACTTAGTAATTCATTCTTCGGCGGTAAGAACCCGAGAAACAGCTGAGATTATTCTTTATAGAGTAAGCACTAAAGTCCCTTATATTGAGATTCCTACTTTATACTTGCCCGAGGATGATAAAGATATTAGCGAAGTCAGTAAAAGTATTATGCTGCGTCCCTATGCCACCCCCAATGAAATCTTAAGCAAAGATAAAAACAATTCCTGGGAAAGGTATACTAATAAAGCTTATACTGATATATCAAGCGCTATTAAGCAATATAACCCTTCATCTGAACTTTCTCACGTGTTAATTATCGGTCACGGAACCATACTTAACTTAATCGGCTATAAATTTTCTTCTCAATTTGAGGAAATTAAAACAAGATATATCGGCTATTTAGAAGGATTTTCTTTAAATTTCAATAAAAAAACGATCTAA
- a CDS encoding MFS transporter has translation MKKRKVVSSALVGNIVEYYDFGIYAVFVPKIAALFFPAADKSIQILLTLSVFAVGFLMRPIGGMIFGHIGDIFGRKLALTISIILMAACTMAIGLLPGYETIGILAPILLVFIRLVQGICVGGESAGSAIFILEHLEGYKPGFVGSIVMASNMMGTLLANFVGILIVSFFGDSDFAWRYGFLFGGLMGLTGLYMRYNVTETPVFQARKDENLTVKSPLLEAINKSWRRLLVVCFLGGVTAALAYMIRGYFNVFFETDLKYDKLMTGYFTSFALFIMIVMMPFFGILADKVGYRKFLYITCYVIIVAVVPIFMMITDPSHNILKVFFAIFLFAMLASAICAPAYPYAISAFAPELRYSGVAVSWNIGIALFGGTTPAISKFLVTKYGVNAPALYIVVMCTCFIAISFLTRRDKH, from the coding sequence ATGAAAAAAAGAAAAGTTGTAAGCTCCGCTTTGGTAGGAAATATTGTAGAATATTATGATTTTGGTATCTACGCAGTTTTTGTACCAAAGATAGCAGCATTGTTTTTTCCTGCCGCTGATAAGTCTATACAGATACTTTTGACTTTAAGCGTATTCGCCGTCGGGTTTTTAATGCGACCGATCGGTGGAATGATATTTGGCCATATCGGTGATATTTTCGGAAGAAAGCTTGCGCTTACCATATCAATTATTTTGATGGCGGCTTGTACCATGGCGATAGGATTATTGCCCGGCTATGAAACAATAGGTATATTAGCACCTATATTGTTAGTATTCATAAGGCTTGTGCAAGGCATATGCGTCGGTGGTGAAAGTGCAGGTTCGGCGATATTTATCTTAGAACATCTGGAAGGGTATAAACCCGGGTTTGTAGGTAGTATAGTTATGGCTTCCAATATGATGGGGACTCTGCTTGCTAATTTTGTAGGGATATTAATTGTCAGCTTTTTCGGGGATAGTGATTTTGCTTGGCGCTACGGTTTTTTATTCGGTGGGTTAATGGGATTAACCGGTCTTTATATGCGTTATAACGTGACTGAGACTCCAGTGTTTCAAGCCAGGAAAGATGAAAATTTAACCGTAAAATCTCCGCTACTTGAGGCGATTAATAAAAGCTGGAGAAGATTGCTGGTCGTTTGCTTCCTCGGCGGGGTGACCGCAGCTCTGGCTTATATGATCAGAGGGTACTTTAACGTGTTCTTTGAGACTGATCTTAAGTACGATAAGCTAATGACCGGGTATTTTACTTCCTTTGCATTATTTATTATGATTGTTATGATGCCGTTTTTCGGTATCTTAGCTGATAAGGTGGGGTATAGGAAGTTCCTTTATATAACCTGCTATGTGATTATTGTAGCTGTTGTTCCGATATTTATGATGATTACCGATCCAAGTCATAATATTCTAAAAGTATTTTTTGCAATTTTCTTATTCGCTATGCTGGCCAGTGCAATTTGCGCACCGGCTTATCCTTATGCAATCAGTGCATTTGCACCTGAACTCAGATATTCGGGAGTAGCGGTAAGTTGGAATATAGGAATTGCTTTGTTCGGAGGAACTACGCCTGCAATTTCAAAATTTCTCGTAACTAAATATGGGGTTAATGCACCGGCATTATATATTGTTGTAATGTGCACATGCTTTATAGCAATCAGCTTTTTAACCAGAAGAGATAAGCATTAA